The following proteins come from a genomic window of Nicotiana tomentosiformis chromosome 12, ASM39032v3, whole genome shotgun sequence:
- the LOC138902866 gene encoding uncharacterized protein, whose protein sequence is MGFVTLALEAWRKDRGNAYDLCKKGEYQVSGVGQFSGPHPRCVKCGRYHSGVCHYGTNVCYKCGMRGHIQGDCRSSRQSMDRGVTQPSSYAVTTSTTPPLTRGTIAPVGGGASRGGVKSSGGPNKFYAMRRRQKLEASPDVVTGISTVQSHDVYALIDPGSTLSYVILYVAMEIGIKSEQLYEPFSVSTL, encoded by the coding sequence ATGGGGTTTGTTACCCTTGCATTGGAGGCCTGGAGGAAGGATAGGGGGAATGCTTATGATTTATGCAAAAAGGGTGAATATCAAGTCAGTGGGGTAGGTCAGTTTAGTggacctcatccccgttgtgtgaagtgtgggagataTCATTCGGGAGTATGTCACTATGGCACCAAtgtatgctacaagtgtggtatgaggggtcacattcagggAGATTGTCGTTCGTCTCGCCAGAGCATGGACAGGGGTGTGACACAACCATCCAGTTATGCAGTTACTACGTCCACCACGCCTCCCCTAACTCGAGGAACTATAGCACCCGTAGGGGGTGGAGCATCTAGGGGTGGTGTCAAGAGCTCAGGAGGGCCCAACaagttttatgctatgaggaggcgTCAAAAGttggaggcttctccagatgtggttacaggtatatcgactgtccaatctcatgatgtatatgcccttattgatcccggttccactctGTCATATGTTATtctttatgttgctatggaaattgggataaaatcggaacaactttatgagccattctctgtatctactctttga